In a single window of the Bacillota bacterium genome:
- a CDS encoding hydrogenase, with the protein MADSPLIPFIATITDIVDETGDVKTFKMVFDDPGVMEKFNNKPGQVAQISVFGTGEATISITSSPTRQGMLEFSVKKVGKLTEVLHQLEKGSKVGIRGPYGNHFPYHDMQGKDLLFIGGGIGLAPLRSLIDFVLDESNRDQYGKVTILYGARSMDDLCFKQDLFERWCRLPDTEVFTTIDGPEDAWTGHVGFVPAYLEEIAPTPKNKIAITCGPPIMIKFVLQALEKMGYTDEQVITTLELKMKCGIGKCGRCNIGSKFVCTDGPVFRLDQIKEMPPEY; encoded by the coding sequence ATGGCGGACAGCCCTCTAATACCTTTTATTGCCACCATAACAGATATAGTAGATGAAACCGGCGACGTCAAAACTTTTAAAATGGTATTTGACGATCCGGGCGTAATGGAGAAATTCAATAATAAACCGGGGCAGGTAGCCCAGATATCGGTGTTTGGAACAGGAGAGGCCACCATTAGTATCACCTCTTCACCTACGCGGCAGGGAATGCTGGAGTTCAGTGTAAAAAAAGTGGGGAAACTAACTGAGGTCCTTCACCAACTGGAAAAGGGGTCAAAGGTAGGCATCCGGGGGCCGTACGGTAACCACTTCCCCTACCACGACATGCAGGGCAAAGACCTTTTATTTATCGGTGGGGGGATTGGACTCGCCCCTTTACGTTCACTTATTGACTTTGTTTTGGATGAATCAAACCGTGATCAGTACGGAAAAGTAACCATCCTTTACGGCGCCCGTTCCATGGACGATTTGTGTTTTAAGCAAGACCTTTTTGAGAGGTGGTGCCGGTTACCTGACACAGAAGTATTTACTACCATTGACGGGCCTGAAGATGCATGGACCGGCCATGTAGGCTTTGTCCCTGCTTACCTGGAAGAGATCGCTCCTACACCGAAAAATAAAATCGCTATTACCTGCGGCCCACCCATAATGATCAAATTCGTCCTCCAGGCGCTGGAAAAGATGGGTTATACGGATGAGCAGGTTATAACTACCCTGGAATTAAAGATGAAGTGCGGTATAGGAAAGTGCGGCCGGTGTAACATTGGGTCCAAGTTTGTTTGCACGGACGGGCCGGTGTTTAGGTTGGACCAGATAAAAGAAATGCCGCCGGAATATTGA
- a CDS encoding futalosine hydrolase, whose amino-acid sequence MNQNSNEATPEVRVLVMTAVPVEREAVLRGLHGDGRFDVLLAGVGPVSAAVNTAKVLATARYGLVVSAGIGGGFPGKADVGSVVAAKEIVAADLGVETPEGFSSLDELGLGCTRIQVNASLVSAVTDALLAAKLPVKTGPVLTVSTVTGTAESAAELLARVPGAAAEAMEGYGVACAAHDCGVPILELRAISNLVGPRDRAAWRIKDALELLEAASSVLLEVLP is encoded by the coding sequence ATGAATCAGAATTCAAATGAAGCAACACCTGAAGTACGCGTCCTCGTGATGACCGCTGTCCCGGTGGAGAGGGAAGCGGTGTTGCGCGGGCTGCACGGAGATGGAAGGTTTGACGTTTTGTTAGCGGGTGTCGGTCCGGTATCGGCCGCTGTCAATACGGCGAAGGTGCTTGCTACTGCCCGTTACGGTTTGGTTGTGAGCGCTGGTATTGGAGGAGGCTTTCCCGGTAAGGCCGATGTGGGCTCCGTCGTGGCGGCGAAGGAGATCGTCGCAGCTGATCTAGGAGTGGAGACCCCCGAAGGTTTCAGTAGTTTGGATGAGTTGGGCTTAGGATGCACTCGTATTCAGGTTAATGCCAGCCTGGTGAGCGCTGTGACTGATGCGCTGCTGGCAGCCAAATTGCCGGTAAAAACCGGCCCTGTACTCACAGTATCGACGGTGACGGGTACGGCAGAGAGTGCCGCCGAATTGCTGGCACGGGTGCCGGGGGCCGCTGCCGAGGCCATGGAGGGGTATGGTGTGGCTTGCGCAGCGCACGATTGTGGTGTACCAATTCTGGAGCTCCGCGCCATCTCAAACCTGGTCGGTCCACGTGACCGTGCCGCATGGCGCATCAAAGATGCTCTGGAGCTCCTGGAAGCAGCAAGCTCAGTATTGTTGGAGGTGTTACCATGA
- a CDS encoding 1,4-dihydroxy-6-naphthoate synthase, with product MKIAFSPCPNDTFIFHAWVYGLIPGAPKLDVTYADINVTNSLATGFNGPDVVKISYAALPWVLSEYALLPCGGALGRGCGPLVLTSNRADSIDDPALLAGRRVAVPSERSTAYLLFRLWTAQHVPGGVGEIVILPFHEIMPAVRDGMVDAGLVIHEARFTYPSYGLTLLADLGSWWEGDTNLPIPLGAIIARRSLDLSAIAGWIRASIKFARAHPEASQKYVLSHAQEMSPEVVKAHIKLYVNEFTENLGAIGYEAVTTLLSRASEEGLLPKVDLAALRI from the coding sequence ATGAAAATTGCCTTCTCTCCTTGCCCCAATGACACTTTTATTTTCCATGCTTGGGTATACGGGCTCATACCCGGTGCGCCGAAACTCGATGTCACCTATGCGGATATTAATGTCACGAACAGTTTGGCAACTGGCTTCAACGGGCCGGATGTGGTCAAAATATCGTATGCGGCACTACCATGGGTGTTATCCGAATACGCGCTACTTCCTTGCGGGGGTGCGTTGGGTAGAGGATGCGGGCCACTGGTGTTGACGTCAAACAGAGCAGACAGTATTGATGATCCGGCGTTGCTGGCCGGCCGGCGGGTGGCAGTACCCAGTGAGCGATCAACCGCTTACTTACTGTTTCGGCTGTGGACAGCTCAGCATGTGCCCGGTGGTGTGGGTGAGATTGTGATACTACCGTTTCACGAGATCATGCCGGCGGTGCGCGATGGTATGGTTGATGCCGGTCTGGTGATTCATGAGGCACGCTTTACCTATCCTTCGTATGGGCTAACGCTCTTGGCTGACTTAGGCAGTTGGTGGGAGGGCGATACCAATTTACCGATTCCGCTGGGAGCGATTATTGCCCGCCGGTCATTGGATCTGTCTGCCATTGCCGGCTGGATTCGGGCATCAATCAAATTTGCCCGGGCACACCCGGAGGCGTCACAGAAGTATGTGTTAAGTCACGCCCAAGAAATGTCCCCCGAAGTAGTAAAAGCGCACATTAAGCTTTATGTGAACGAGTTTACCGAAAATTTAGGTGCGATTGGGTATGAGGCGGTAACCACCTTGCTTAGCCGGGCCTCGGAAGAAGGGCTGCTCCCCAAGGTGGATTTGGCAGCGCTACGTATTTAA
- a CDS encoding class I SAM-dependent methyltransferase — translation MANYSAWQYDEMQQIGKDYGNVAEVEAYDSRHNQFRNIQQESQFILDRLAVRKEQVILDFGAGTGTFALEAAKRCSKVYAVDVSRLMLDYAKKKADSHSVGNIVFSHGGFLTYDHLDDPVDVIVTSLALHHLPDFWKLAALSRINTMLKDQGRLFLMDVVFSEENYVENITNWITGIERNAGPETAEDIRMHVQKEYSTFTWIMEGLLARTGFRIDQSDHENGVIARYFCTKINNCK, via the coding sequence ATGGCAAATTATTCAGCATGGCAATACGACGAAATGCAACAGATCGGTAAAGACTATGGAAATGTTGCTGAAGTAGAGGCATATGATTCACGGCATAATCAGTTCAGAAATATTCAACAGGAAAGTCAATTTATCCTTGATCGTCTGGCTGTCCGGAAGGAACAGGTTATCCTTGATTTCGGGGCCGGAACCGGAACATTTGCGCTTGAGGCTGCCAAACGCTGTTCGAAGGTATATGCGGTGGATGTATCTCGTTTGATGCTCGATTACGCTAAAAAGAAGGCCGATTCCCACAGCGTAGGCAATATCGTGTTTAGTCATGGAGGCTTTCTGACGTACGATCATCTCGACGATCCGGTAGATGTGATTGTGACGAGTTTGGCCCTACATCATCTGCCCGATTTCTGGAAATTAGCTGCCCTGAGTCGAATAAACACCATGTTGAAGGACCAAGGGCGATTGTTTCTCATGGACGTGGTTTTTTCCGAGGAGAACTACGTAGAGAATATCACAAATTGGATAACCGGTATCGAACGAAATGCCGGTCCGGAAACAGCAGAAGACATTCGAATGCATGTTCAAAAGGAGTACTCAACCTTTACGTGGATTATGGAAGGTCTTTTGGCAAGAACCGGTTTTCGTATCGATCAATCGGATCATGAAAACGGTGTAATAGCCCGGTATTTCTGCACGAAGATCAACAACTGTAAATAA